From a single Carcharodon carcharias isolate sCarCar2 chromosome 4, sCarCar2.pri, whole genome shotgun sequence genomic region:
- the LOC121277347 gene encoding selenoprotein Pa yields the protein MQKGLGVALTLCLLLVGWAESRGQCEKPAVWTIGEKTPMDDSLGKVTVVALLQASUHFCLLQAASLKHLQQKLNQHGFVNISFMVVNHQGKDSREKYKHLKSKVTEQIPVYQQDVNRTNIWELLQGNKDDFLIYDSCGKLTYHLELPYTILSFPYVEYAIMKTYCQGICANCALEHHPPSCNARNATEEIKPDKSDLDTEQHRSHRNHKHNVRKKGNKHLAGDRLHRNRTDFRELGQGQHDQHQKLHHKNHQHNHKADLEAGTPDSVADNGSQQQQHL from the exons ATGCAAAAAGGGCTGGGTGTTGCCCTGACTCTCTGCCTACTcctggtggggtgggcagagagTCGGGGACAATGTGAGAAACCAGCAGTATGGACCATTGGAGAGAAAACACCTATGGATGATTCTCTGGGTAAAGTGACTGTGGTGGCACTGCTCCAGGCGAGCTGACATTTCTGTCTGCTCCAGGCAGCGAG TTTGAAGCACCTGCAACAAAAACTaaaccaacatggatttgtgaacaTTTCCTTCATGGTGGTAAATCACCAAGGGAAAGACTCGCGTGAAAAATACAAACACCTAAAGTCAAAGGTGACAGAACAAATTCCTGTGTACCAACAAGACGTTAATCGGACCAATATTTGGGAGCTGCTCCAAGGCAATAAGGATGATTTCCTGATCTATGATAG CTGTGGAAAGCTGACCTACCACCTGGAACTGCCGTACACCATCCTATCATTTCCATATGTAGAGTATGCAATTATGAAAACATATTGTCAAGGAATATGCGCTAACTGTGCTTTGGAG CACCATCCTCCTTCATGTAATGCAAGAAACGCAACAGAAGAAATAAAACCTGACAAAAGTGACCTTGACACTGAGCAGCATCGTTCACATCGGAACCACAAGCACAATGTCCGTAAAAAAGGTAATAAGCATCTAGCAGGAGATCGGCTTCACCGAAACCGGACAGATTTCAGAGAGTTAGGGCAAGGTCAACATGACCAGCACCAAAAACTTCACCACAAAAACCATCAGCACAACCACAAAGCTGACTTAGAAGCAGGAACTCCTGACTCTGTGGCAGATAATGGCtcacaacaacagcaacatctgTGA